The genomic segment caccagttcctgactgtttcattgaaagcaagggcaatgtcgtctaagatacaggttgtaaCTGCCGCACATTGGCAGTTTGTTTAGTTGGTTAACCTCCCGTTTTTGGTTCCTACTGGTTATAATGGCACTGGGGCGGAACTAATTGCCGCCGTCATATGTTTCCTACACCACACCTTTAAGCGACGTACCTAGCCAAACAGCGCGAAAGAAGCAGCACAATCAATAAGCtataaattaaagttaaaagtaaaagcacataagaagaagaagaaaaaactataAAGGACAAGCAATAAGATAAGATTCCCTCAAGTAGTAAGCAGTGGACGAGGtatgtttatcatttatttatatctaagAAGAATGTGAACGATTTTATTGTGTTGCTTTCAATTGCATGGTTGTGCGTGATAGTGATTTGCATACTATGTAAAGTTGTGAATATGTTTATGTAAGTTAATTTTGTAAATGTGCAAGTTAATATTGAGCTGCGGGCTgtatgtgaggtgtgtgtgaagtgttttttgGTGTAATGTAACACctgttgtgctgctgtaaaaacggacatttgcatattgtgaatttgtatttattttcatttatttttctctctaaacCCAGTTCTCACGGGTTGGTTCGACCTGGAAATAAAACCCCGTTTTCTAACAAAGACCTCTGGCCTCGTGTGAACTACTTGGGAGCTACAGTGAGAACTCGACTGCTCTGCATGAGTAGCCGAGGAAGACGCAACCAGACAGCAGCGGCCATCTCCATGCCGCGTGTGTATCCTTTACCACCAGGACGGCGTGAACATGGCTGCAAATAAAAGACTTAAGTGTTTTGCACTGAGAGACTGAGATCATTTGTGCATTTTTCAGTACAGTTTATTTAAACCATTGACTTTAAGTGCACAAGAGActgaaactttattttcattttcatataacAAGTTGATGTTTACCTaccttttatttgattatttgaagcGCATTGATACTCACATTGTGTTGATATTGAGATTGTGTATATTGGTGGTTACACTGTAAAATTTCTGTTAAACCAATGACACTAAATTAAGAGACAACTGTATTACTGTGAATTTAAAAGTGTATTGCTGTTACTTAGCAAGTGTTTAATATGTCTGTAGCTTACCTTTTGAAAGAGgcaatgtctttgtgtttatttttcactctGAGTGATTTAAGTTAAACACAGCTGTAAACAAATACCTAAAAAATATTGTAAGCTACCCTGAACCCAACTTTACTACTGAGTTAATTACTAAGCTAAAGATAATTTTGgatttaaaccaaactaaagTAACCCAAGTAAAATGTCAGAGTTTGAGCTAGCCCCTGAGAGTGACGAAGAACGTGTCAGTGATGATGACATGAAGCAGCACTGCACAGAAGCACAACCACAAACGACCGAAGGCACTGAAGCTGATAACCCCACTACCTCACAAGAGCCACAAAGAGGCCAAAGAGTTCGTAAATTGACGGAGAAGGGCCAAGAACTGCACGATGAGCAAGTAAGAAAGGTTGCACACCGTTTCAGCCTGAGCTACGAGAAGTGGAAGACTATCATTAAGGACGCCAAAGGTACGCTGAGTGGTCAATGCTCAAACAACCTGCTGCATGAACACATTACCAAGGTCAGCAATGCctcaaataatctaaatgatgTTTATGAAGAGCTAAGACACATCAAAATTCCAGACCAAGACACACGTCGCAGAGTAGACACCTGTGAAGCAGTAACAAAGAAGATAATCAAAACTGCAAGAGGTTATCTAAAAACTGAAAGGGGTGAATGTCAAGTGGATGATAAACAAGGTGTTGAAGAAACAGGATCTGTGAGCAAGTCTGTAGTCTCAGATAATATAAGCATTAAGTCTCAACACACCAAGTCCTCCAAGTTCTCTGCCCAAAGCTCTCGAAGCAGCTCAAAAATCACATCCAGACGTTCAAGTCAGTCTTCTTCACACAGGCAATACGCCGCTGCCGAAGCTGCTGCCAATGAAGCCGAATTTCAAGTTCTGCTCGAAAAGGAACGACATATCGAAGAACTTGAAAAACTTGAAGCCGAAGaatcagagaggaagagggttcTTGAAGCCGAAGaatcagagaggaagagggttcTTGAAGCCGAAGAATCAGAAAGGAAGAGGGTTCTAGAGGCCAAGCGCAGGCAAATAGAGCGAATGGATACATTAAAGAATCTAAAGGCTGCCAAGGCCCGACTGCAAGTATATGAGCAGAATGAAGGCTCAGATGAAGAAGTGGAACCGCTGCTCCATCAACATGTCCCCTTgaaggaggaaaggaaggaggtCAAACAGGAACGTAACCTGTCAAAGCATCACCCTCAACCACAAGCTATGCCACTTCTGAACAAAGAAGATACCACTGCAGCCCTCGTGAAAGTGTTTGCAGACTCCATCAGCGCGAGTCGTCTTCCCATACCTGAACCATCAATGTTCAACGGCGATCCACTCAGATTCAACGACTGGAAGGTTTCATTTAAGACACTTATTGACCGGAAAAACATACCAGGTGACGAGAAGATATATTACTTGCGAAGGTATGTGGGTGGAGTTGCAAAAAGGGCCATAGAGAGTAATTTCCTTCTAGGCACAGAGTCCGCCTATTGCGCAGCGTGGACCATCTTAGAAGAGAGATATGGCAATCCATTCCTCATAGCCAAAGCCTTCAGAGACAAGCTTGATTCATGGCCCAAGATAAGCTCCAAAGGAAGCTCAGAACTCCGAGAACTTGCTGACTTCCTCCGTGGCTGTGAAGCCGCCATGTCTCAGATTGAGGGTCTTGAGATACTCAATGACTGCAATGAAAATCAGAAAATACTTGCTAAACTTCCAGACTGGCTGAGCTCAAGATGGAATAGGAAGGTTatggaagaggaagaacatAGTCGCAGGTACCCAAGCTTCAGTCAGTTTGTCATGTTCGTTACACGTGAAGCAAAAATCGCTTGCAACCCGATATCATCCCTCCACGCTCTAAAACCAGTTGAATGTGAGAAGAGCAAGGATCCAAGGAACAGAGGTCCTGGAGCAAAGGTATTGGCGACAAATTCAGACGAAAAGGCTGCCGCCACAAGCTGTGTGTTCTGTGAAAGGACAGGGCACAGTCTTCACCAGTGTTATAAATTCAAAGATGAAACCGTCTCTGACCGGGTCAAGTTTGTGCAAGAAAATAAGTTGTGCTTTGGCTGTCTGAAGTCTGGCCACCGCTCAAAGGACTGCGAAAACAGAATGATCTGCAAAACGTGTGAGAAAAAACACCCGACTTGCCTCCATGATAATCGCaccaaggaaggaaggaggtcaACAATGCCTGATGCAGCAAGAGACATGTCAAATGGACGCAAAATTGAACGGTCACAGGATAGGGCAACAAGAACCTCACTTGAAGCAACATCCAATAGAGTCCTCCAGCATGTCAAAGGCACTCatacatccaccatcatcccagtGTGGGTGTCGGCCTCAAGTGAGCCTGATCGTGAAGTTCTTGTGTATGCACTTCTTGATACACAGAGTGACACAACCTTTCTCCTGGACGACACTGCAAAGGCTCTACATGCGAAGAACGAACCAGTTCAGCTAAAACTCTCAACAATGGCTTCAAGAAACACTGTTGTGTCCTGTAGGAAACTGACTGGTCTGCAAGTAAGAGGAATGCATTCGGACAAGATAATTCCCCTGCCAGTGACCTATACAAGAGAATTCATACCTGCAAACAGAGATCATATTCCCACACCAGAGACGGCGAAAGTATGGCCACATCTCGAACACATCGCAGATGAGATAGCTCCGCACCAAAGCTGCGACGTAGGCTTGCTAATTGGCTACAACTGTACTCAAGCACTCGTCCCAAGACAAGTGGTTTCTGGGGAAGAAAATCAGCCCTTTGCACTGAGAACTGACTTGGGCTGGAGTGTAGTTGGCTACGGCAACCTATCACTCGACTATGGAGACGCGATTGGAGTGAGTCACCAGGTCATCGTTAAGCAAGTGATACCAGGTAATCCATCCTTTTCAAACCTCACAAGCGAAGTGCACTACGTCTGTAGAACACAAATCCAGGAAGTTGTCTCGCCTTCAGCTGTCATCAAGGTGCTGGAATCTGACTTTGTGGAAAAAGCTTCAGAGGACGGCAACATATCTCAAGAAGACCTCAGATTCCTGTCAAGGATGGAAAAAGGCATCAGGCTCAAGGAGGATGGTCATTACGAAATGCCACTGCCATTCAAGAAAGACAGACCTAACTTACCAGATAACAAGATATGTGCTATCCACCGTCTCAGATGCCTAGAAAGGAAGCTGAAGAGAAACAAGCAGTACTACCAAGACTACAAGACCTTCATGGACGAGACCATAACCCGTGGAGATGCAGAAAAGGTCCCACAAGAAGATATCAGCAAAGCCCCAGCATGGTACATTCCCCACCACGGGGTGTATCATCCGCAAAAGCCTGGGAAAATTCGAGTCGTCTTTGACTGCTCTGCAAGATTTAAAGAGACATGCCTGAATGATCATCTCCTGACAGGCCCAGAGTTGACAAACACCTTGATCGGAGTCCTCTGTCGGTTTCGTCGAGGTCCTGTGGCAATCATGTGCGATATTGAGCGCATGTTTCACCAGTTCCACGTGAATGCAGAAGATCAAGATTACCTACGTTTCCTATGGTGGGAGAATGGAAATCTCGAAGCAGAACCCTCCATCTACCGGATGAAAGTCCACCTGTTTGGTGCagcctcctcacctggctgcgcCAActttggactcaaacacctcGCTGCTGAAGGACGTGGACGCTTCAGTGAAGACACCATCCGCTTCATCCAGAATAATTTCTATGTTGATGATGGGTTGGCAAGTGTAACATCTGAAAGGCAAGCGATCCAACTAGTGAAAGAGGCAAGAGAACTATGTAGCACAGGCAAACTCCGGCTGCATAAGTTCATCTCTACCAGCAAGGAAGTCCTAGCCACAATCCCTAAAGAGGAATGTGCTAAAGTTGCCAAGGACTTGGACATGGCACTCGGAGAGCAACACATGGATAGAGCACTCGGTGTTCAGTGGTACGTGTCTTCTGACCAGTTCCAGTTCAGAGTGCTTGTCAAAGAAAATCCATTTACCCGAAGAGGAGTCTTGTCCACGGTTGCCTCAGTATATGACCCGCTTGGGTTCGTGGCACCCTTCATCCTGGTTGGAAAGCAGATACTGCAGCAGATGTGTCGTGACAAGCTCAGTTGGGATGACCCCTTGCCTGATGACCTTCGACCCTTGTGGGAATATTGGCTCAAAGACCTGAAAAACCTGGCTGGTGTGAAGATCCAGAGATGCTACACTCCACCAAGCTTCAACGTCCAGCACTATGAGCTCCACCATTTTTCGGACGCCAGTATGTCAGGCTACGGAGAGTGCTCATACCTCAGAGCGGTCAGTACATCAGGTGAAGTCCACTGTACCTTAGTCATGGGAAAGTCAAGAGTCACCCCTTCTAAGGTCACGACCATACCAAGACTAGAGCTGTCAGCAGCAGTGGTAGCTGTCCGCATCAGTGACCTGCTCAAGAAAGAGCTCGAAGTAGAATGCCTACAAGAAGTATTTTGGACTGATTCTATGGTTGTACTTGGATACATCAGTAATGAAGCCAGAAGATTTCATGTGTTCGTAGCAAACCGTGTAGAACGCATCAAGCGAAGCACAGAGTCAGCGCAGTGGAGGTATGTGACTACTGAGGAGAACCCAGCAGATCACGCCTCAAGAGGTCTCACGGCAGAACAGCTTGTAGCCTCTAACTGGTTCACAGGCCCAGCCTTTCTGTGGCAGAAAGAGCTACCAAGTGGAGATGTAAAGGTGGGAGATATCTCAATTAGTGACCCAGAGCTCAAGAAGGCCCAGGTTCATGATACTCAGGCAAAGGAGGTGAGGTCGCTTTTAGATCGCCTACACAAGTTCTCAGACTGGTTAAGAGTGGTAAAAGCTATTGCCAGGCTCCAGCGCCGTGcaaaggaggtcaaaggtctcgAGCCGAAGTCCTGTGAAGCCAGCAGTctagaggaaagaagagaagcagagatGACCATAATCAAGATGGTTCAACATGCAACCCTATCTCAAGAAGTCCAGTGCCTCCAGCATCACAAGGAGATAGGTCGCAAGTCCAAGTTGAACAAGCTAAGTCCATTCCTGGATAACAAAGGAATCATCAGAGTGGGAGGCCGCTTAACTCATGCTGCCCTACATCCACATGTGAAGCATCCAGCAGTTCTTACAAAGGACAGTCATGTGTCAGCATTGTTGGTCAAGCACTATCACGAGAGAGTGCACCATCAGGGCCGAGGAATGACTATGAACGAGCTCCGCTCGAATGGCATATGGATCCTTGGATGCAGCAAGACAGTGTCATCCCATATTTACAAGTGCACTAAGTGCAGGAAGTTCAGAAGAGGCACTGAACAACAAAAGATGGCAGACCTCCCGGAAGATAGGATGGACACTACTCCTCCGTTCACTTACTGCGGGATGGACTGCTTTGGACCATTCCACAtcaaagaaggaaggaaagagctAAAGCGTTACGGGCTATTACTTACCTGCATGTGTTCTAGAGCAGTACACATAGAGATGCTTGATAGCATGACCACCGATGCCTTCATTAACGCTCTGCGCTCCTTCATCGCTATTCGGGGAATGGTACGGCAGATAAGATGTGATAGAGGGACAAACTTCGCTGGTGCAAGGCGTGAGTTTGATGAGGCATTGAGAGAGATGGATCAAGAGGAGCTCAAGGAACTGGGATGTGAGTTCATCATGAACACCCCAGCTTCAAGTCACATGGGTGGTGTCTGGGAAAGACAAATCCGCACCATCAGGAGTGTTTTGACGTCTATTCTAGAACAGTCAGCCAAACAACTTGACTGTTCCTCTCTACGAACATTCTTATACGAAGTCATGGCGATCGTGAATAGTCGACCTCTGACTACTGATAACCTGAATGATTCATCTAGTCCAGAGCCTTTGACACCGAACCACATACTGACCATGAAGTCTACGATTATATCCCCTCCTCCTGGAAAGTTCGTTAAGGAAGATATTTACATCCGCAAGAGATGGCGTCGGGTTCAACTCCTAGCCAACAACTTCTGGTCACGATGGAAGAAGGAGTACCTCTTAAATctccagcacagacagaagtggGTCAAAGACTGCAGAAACGCGAAGGTTGATGACATCGTTCTACTAAAGGATGAGCTGACGCCGAGAAACCAGTGGAAGTTAGCTAAGATTATCGAAGTCTATCCCGGGAAGGATGAGAGAGTAAGGAAGCTCAAGCTGCTCATCGGCGACTCAACTCTGGATGTAATGGGAAGGCGCACCTCCAAGCCGGTTCACCTCGAGAGACCCATTCATAAAACAGTCACACTGTTGGAAGCAGACTGAAGACCACagggttttaagcctactctgtTTATTAGTGACcaaatttactttatttgatgttttatatGCAGTATATGTCCTTAAGATGTTTAAGTAATCACAAGTGATTGGTGGGAGTGTAACTGCCGCACATTGGCAGTTTGTTTAGTTGGTTAACCTCCCGTTTTTGGTTCCTACTGGTTATAATGGCACTGGGGCGGAACTAATTGCCGCCGTCATATGTTTCCTACACCACACCTTTAAGCGACGTACCTAGCCAAACAGCGCGAAAGAAGCAGCACAATCAATAAGCtataaattaaagttaaaagtaaaagcacataagaagaagaagaaaaaactataAAGGACAAGCAATAAGATAAGATTCCCTCAAGTAGTAAGCAGTGGACGAGGtatgtttatcatttatttatatctaagAAGAATGTGAACGATTTTATTGTGTTGCTTTCAATTGCATGGTTGTGCGTGATAGTGATTTGCATACTATGTAAAGTTGTGAATATGTTTATGTAAGTTAATTTTGTAAATGTGCAAGTTAATATTGAGCTGCGGGCTgtatgtgaggtgtgtgtgaagtgttttttgGTGTAATGTAACACctgttgtgctgctgtaaaaacggacatttgcatattgtgaatttgtatttattttcatttatttttctctctaaacCCAGTTCTCACGGGTTGGTTCGACCTGGAAATAAAACCCCGTTTTCTAACAAAGACCTCTGGCCTCGTGTGAACTACTTGGGAGCTacacaggttgttggtttagaacctgagattattttggtaaactgatcctgggtgatcagagtactgttaaatgttcaattccgacaccgtatgataatacaaggtcaagtgtgtggttacaacaatgagtaggttggtgtactcactgactgaaaccaattgaatctagtatcgaaattaatgctacactaaggctatctttattattgtcaacatgaatattaaagtcaccaacaataattatgttataggtctttcggactaggtttgaaaaaaactcggggaattccgtaaataattcagtttaagcccccggagcacggtaaactacagcaaatatgattggctgttggtgtttcctggattggcgtggaagaacaagacattcaaatgagttatagtttagtttaggattaattgatagactggggttaaaaatagcagcaactccacctcctcgtccgaattctctgggaacctgtgaatttatatgactggagggagtagattcatttagactgacatattcatcaggatgcagccacgtctcagtgagggataatacatctatgttgtagtctgagactagttcattaactaaaatagcctttgatgacagtgatctaatgtttaaaagaccacatttcaaagtcttggtttcctgtgttgtttcagaggttgtgttaatttgtattagattattgtgtggattcggacggtggacagacacaatctctatggggttgtgtgactgtcccagagggagcgcagagaagtttttagcactgcagctctgcttcctggtcccaactctgggttgtcatgtaatagactgagtaatattcctagataagagagctgctccatcccaagtgggatgaacgccgtctctcctaacaagtccaggtttcctccaaaaagtttgccagtcatctacaaagcccacaccgtttacaggacacctcgacagccagaggttaaaagacaacatgtcatcacctgttgtgttaggtagagggccagagaaaattactgtgtccgacatcgtttttgcaaaagcacacaccgactcaacattaactttagtgacctccgacatgcgaagccgggagtcgttgctgccgacgtgaattacgatttgaacagtgttgtgcacgttcacacctctcatgaactagttcaaagttcagttcatacaagtaaacatgaatagttcacgttcatagttcaccattcaaaatctgaactacttcatagttcagttcatttcatcgtttttaggtggctgttcacaccggatgtgcatttctcagcgacggtcagcccgcgattctgctttctccgcttgctgttgaatgtaacccgttcaatgtactcgtttgggggtatatgatgatggtctcatagcccccccccctctatttgtatccatatgactgcttgtgtagctgtagtggatgggcaggggggaatttaattatgtgattgggaaaattggggaaattaaaactctaggacaacagatcgtttaaaatcattttcagtttgtttcttggcgcgttacgctcgcggcgagtgaaaaaaatagactctacgccgaaaccattggttcagggcgcgagtgaagcagcgcgacgcagcgcatccgatgtgcaccgcacaaaggtttaacagggggtggataggaggcgcttgatttccttggcgctgcactgcgcttccacgccccggggtaaactcggcgttagacagtgcctctcctttctcagagtaaggactaaatcgcagaccaagatgcaaaaaaatacttatttatttccaaaaatagaaaaaacaaggatccaaaaaggcaaaaaacacaagtgcaaaaaacagagagtccaattcaaaaacagaatt from the Pleuronectes platessa unplaced genomic scaffold, fPlePla1.1 scaffold_50, whole genome shotgun sequence genome contains:
- the LOC128436385 gene encoding uncharacterized protein LOC128436385 codes for the protein MSEFELAPESDEERVSDDDMKQHCTEAQPQTTEGTEADNPTTSQEPQRGQRVRKLTEKGQELHDEQVRKVAHRFSLSYEKWKTIIKDAKGTLSGQCSNNLLHEHITKVSNASNNLNDVYEELRHIKIPDQDTRRRVDTCEAVTKKIIKTARGYLKTERGECQVDDKQGVEETGSVSKSVVSDNISIKSQHTKSSKFSAQSSRSSSKITSRRSSQSSSHRQYAAAEAAANEAEFQVLLEKERHIEELEKLEAEESERKRVLEAEESERKRVLEAEESERKRVLEAKRRQIERMDTLKNLKAAKARLQVYEQNEGSDEEVEPLLHQHVPLKEERKEVKQERNLSKHHPQPQAMPLLNKEDTTAALVKVFADSISASRLPIPEPSMFNGDPLRFNDWKVSFKTLIDRKNIPGDEKIYYLRRYVGGVAKRAIESNFLLGTESAYCAAWTILEERYGNPFLIAKAFRDKLDSWPKISSKGSSELRELADFLRGCEAAMSQIEGLEILNDCNENQKILAKLPDWLSSRWNRKVMEEEEHSRRYPSFSQFVMFVTREAKIACNPISSLHALKPVECEKSKDPRNRGPGAKVLATNSDEKAAATSCVFCERTGHSLHQCYKFKDETVSDRVKFVQENKLCFGCLKSGHRSKDCENRMICKTCEKKHPTCLHDNRTKEGRRSTMPDAARDMSNGRKIERSQDRATRTSLEATSNRVLQHVKGTHTSTIIPVWVSASSEPDREVLVYALLDTQSDTTFLLDDTAKALHAKNEPVQLKLSTMASRNTVVSCRKLTGLQVRGMHSDKIIPLPVTYTREFIPANRDHIPTPETAKVWPHLEHIADEIAPHQSCDVGLLIGYNCTQALVPRQVVSGEENQPFALRTDLGWSVVGYGNLSLDYGDAIGVSHQVIVKQVIPGNPSFSNLTSEVHYVCRTQIQEVVSPSAVIKVLESDFVEKASEDGNISQEDLRFLSRMEKGIRLKEDGHYEMPLPFKKDRPNLPDNKICAIHRLRCLERKLKRNKQYYQDYKTFMDETITRGDAEKVPQEDISKAPAWYIPHHGVYHPQKPGKIRVVFDCSARFKETCLNDHLLTGPELTNTLIGVLCRFRRGPVAIMCDIERMFHQFHVNAEDQDYLRFLWWENGNLEAEPSIYRMKVHLFGAASSPGCANFGLKHLAAEGRGRFSEDTIRFIQNNFYVDDGLASVTSERQAIQLVKEARELCSTGKLRLHKFISTSKEVLATIPKEECAKVAKDLDMALGEQHMDRALGVQWYVSSDQFQFRVLVKENPFTRRGVLSTVASVYDPLGFVAPFILVGKQILQQMCRDKLSWDDPLPDDLRPLWEYWLKDLKNLAGVKIQRCYTPPSFNVQHYELHHFSDASMSGYGECSYLRAVSTSGEVHCTLVMGKSRVTPSKVTTIPRLELSAAVVAVRISDLLKKELEVECLQEVFWTDSMVVLGYISNEARRFHVFVANRVERIKRSTESAQWRYVTTEENPADHASRGLTAEQLVASNWFTGPAFLWQKELPSGDVKVGDISISDPELKKAQVHDTQAKEVRSLLDRLHKFSDWLRVVKAIARLQRRAKEVKGLEPKSCEASSLEERREAEMTIIKMVQHATLSQEVQCLQHHKEIGRKSKLNKLSPFLDNKGIIRVGGRLTHAALHPHVKHPAVLTKDSHVSALLVKHYHERVHHQGRGMTMNELRSNGIWILGCSKTVSSHIYKCTKCRKFRRGTEQQKMADLPEDRMDTTPPFTYCGMDCFGPFHIKEGRKELKRYGLLLTCMCSRAVHIEMLDSMTTDAFINALRSFIAIRGMVRQIRCDRGTNFAGARREFDEALREMDQEELKELGCEFIMNTPASSHMGGVWERQIRTIRSVLTSILEQSAKQLDCSSLRTFLYEVMAIVNSRPLTTDNLNDSSSPEPLTPNHILTMKSTIISPPPGKFVKEDIYIRKRWRRVQLLANNFWSRWKKEYLLNLQHRQKWVKDCRNAKVDDIVLLKDELTPRNQWKLAKIIEVYPGKDERVRKLKLLIGDSTLDVMGRRTSKPVHLERPIHKTVTLLEAD